The genome window TGGGATTGAATCTTCGGGCTTGACAAATCCAAGATAatcttgttgttttatgtgtgatGGCAACCAAAGCATAACAGTGATGAGATGTTGCAAGCGCAGGAGGAGAAATTGATATCTTCTCTCCTGAGAGATTTCTTCCCAAAAAAGCTGTACGAGACTGCAGTGGAAATGTTGAGTCTAGAGAGAAATCAATCCTCTTTCATTATGAGTGGTTGATAACATAATTCTGATAAGATGGCTACAAATATTAGCAACATGATTAGCAACAACATTGAATCCTGAAATGCAGTCTACATAGCTGTCATTAGACTGATCTGTGCACCACGTCTCATATCTCTCACTCACTGAtacattcatggtctccagcATCACCACAGCATagagagctgctagcatggctgtagagtTGGAGTACTAATTCATATAAAGTACATTCATAAAGCAACCATAAACATCTCAGTGCCTGGTGGCTGCAGGTCAGCTATCATCCCCACTTCACAAGGTTGTATCGGGTCAACCCAACAGGCggatgcattttaatgtgataCATTATTAAGGAGTATTCGATTTACTTCCCAAACTATTGTTACTTGTGTAATAGACCTCGTTTTTCAAGCCTGTAAATGCCAGTAAAATAATTCAGCCTTAAATCACATAACTGCTCACGAGGAGGAGGTTTAAATAGCAAATTAGGCGTATCAGGAGAAAGAGGTGCTGCTATTTATGTGGACAATGTGTGTCTTGGGAGGTCATTAGAGCAAGCTGAGTAATTCAGTAAATAAGCTTCTGGCAAAGTCAGTACACTTCCTCTTTCTAACAACCCTTTAATGCCAGCAGGAAGTCAGGCTACCGTTCAATCAACCCCTCAGAAAACTCCTGACTTTGAATTGTGGTGGGATAAGCAGCAACATGACACAAGTTTgcaaaccaagaaaaaaaaataacacaaggaAATTCAATTAAGCTTTAGCTGGAAGCATCTGATAAGTTTATGGAAATTAAAGTTTTATGCAAATCAGTTGTCTGCTTGGCCCCGCGCCAGATCACAAGGGGCTGCATGATATTGCATTCAAATGATCTGCCTCACAAAACTCAGCAGCAATGCCTAACAAGCCCAAAAACAACATTACATGAAATCTAGACAGTGCACTGCATATTTTAAATGGTTTCATATTATCTGCTCACTCTTAACATCTCACTTATTGCTGTAAAATGACTAATAACCCATCTCGACACTTATTCAAAATGACTACCCCACCACTAAAGGTCTGCTTCTGCATTGTttctcaaatcaaatcagtaTAAAGACACACTCTGGATTTACATCAATATTAATTCTTGTGATAAATTCTTTATTTAAACAATTCACCTTTCGATTTCTTAGAAAACCAGAcaaagtgtgtgagtgaaactgtaaatacactgcagagctgagagcagTCCCAGTCACAGAGTACACTGACATCTTGTGGAATATGAACGCAATTTCAGGGACAGAATCTGTGTGCATTGTACATCTCTCATTTAATCCTGTGttaaaaagctgctgtttgtcaggcATCTCCTCTTGCATTTATTAATCAAGAACATGCAAGGCAGACGCTCCTCTGGAATGGCACTTATGAACACAggcaacaaaacaggaaactgatATTTTAAGTACATCATCCCCTAGGAACAGATCAATGAAACATGACTGAtccattaaaataataataataatgatataaaaacattttcagaccACTCTCCTCCCCTTCAATTGTCAGATCAAATTCTAATGTGAGTGTATGAGTAAAAACATCCTCTCTTTGAAGGCAAATGGTGCAGCCAAAGCAAGATGTCAGCAGGTTTTAGGCCACTGCTGTCGTTGACACCTGCTGAGCAGATGTTACCTTGAGATGGTGGAGCTGGCATGTGATTGGCTAGAGGAAGTAGTGGCAGCACTGAGCTGAGAGAAACCACTATGACTTGACTCCAGACTCGTCATGGATCCCCTGGaaataacagacaaaacagacattcTCAGACATGATTCTCCCTAATCAGttactgtgaaaacatttgtaCAGAATAATAGTATAAAAGTACATAACTGACAAATatgtcagtcaaacacaaagagagatcATTTCCAGAAATacgtttgtttgtgtatgtttgatAAACCCACCCACTGTGTGAAAGACAGCTTCagtgcattgaaaaaaaaaaaaacgtgacaTGACCAGAGGGGGGAAAAGTTCAGTATAATAAATAAACTTACCTGAAATCATGGGAGGCCAGCACCTCAGTGTAGTACATGATCTTACACTTGTGGGAGGAGACCTGCAGCGAGGCCAGCACATCATCCACACGGGGCAGGCTGGAGGCGGAGCCGGCTGGGGAGCTGTGGAAGCGCCACTGGAGGATGTAGAAGCCGGGCCAGCGCGTTACGTGGGAGCCCTGTTTGAGGACAACTGTAAGATCAATTCAACTGCTTTGATgcaacagacagcaaacagggACAAACAAAGCTTAGTTCGCCATTTTGCTTCTGACCtgcacactctctccctccctgcaggTGAGGGCTTTCTCCACCATGCTGTAGTCCTTTCCCAGCACCCAGCTCCTGTCTATCAGCTGGGCATTAACAGCTCCGAGGGACGTGATACCATGGGCTCCGAGAGTGTCTTTCTTAGGAGCCTGTGGGGCCCTCTTGGAGTGGTAGATGTTGAAAATCACATCTCCTTTAGACACGTCAAAGTCCCAGGTGATGACGGACGAGGCCTCTGTGATCTCGATCAGCATCTGCAGGAGGATGTAAGGAGATTTGAAACACAGAGCGGCAAACAGAAGGCCATTAACTTTTCTCTTTTACCGCAAGCATGCAATGTAGATTTCTTCCAGCTGGTGGCACCCTAATCCACAGTATAAAATCAAGCAAAGGCATAAATTGGAAATGTAAACCTTTCCACACTAACAGCATGGTTAGTGGATCTGGGTGCTGATTTAACAGCGGAGACTGTACCTCATATGGGGCTCCTTTGAAAATACTGGCACTCTTATAGATGGAGTCAGTCAGCAGGCGGTTTTCCTCACTCTCCAGCTCTTCTGCTGTTCTGTACAAAGATTTGGGGACCATACCTCCCTCAGGGACGTCACACTGAAGAAGGcagaataataaaacatcaagCTCGACAAGAGACAACTCACATGAATATGTGCTTTTTATGTGTAAATGTCTCTGCTTGTTGTTGTAAGGCAACATAGGTTTAGTGCCCATTATTTCACGATTTTTGAGAATAAAATCAACACGTTCAGGTCAGTACGCCGAGGACCAAACCTCACCATGCAGTCCCCTCCGAGGAAGTCAGGGATGATTTCTTTGTCAATGTAGTCCACCAGTCCTCCAGGACCCTGGTAGTCGTTTCCAGCGTAAACAAGGAACTTCTTACGAGTGTTCTCATCAATCAGGGGGCTGAcctgaaaacaagacaacaagagAGTGATCAGAGAACATGAACGCAGCAGCAGGTTCACATGCTATGAACTGTGAAAGTCAATTCATGAATATTTGAATTATTCATGATTaggaaataaacagtttttcatAGCTTATACTGCAGGATAATTAACAGTTCTACTTTCACATCTACAGGTAgaagctgttgctgttgccCATACTTAGTGTGTAttacttttattacttttttgatttattttcatatattgGTGCACTACTTGTCTCTTGCTGAAATAAATGCTATTACTCTCCTACAAACTTTACCATTGGATATTGTTGTAACTATAATCAAATCTCCCCCACAAGGATCTGCATATTGCTTGGCTATAATTatgttcctcctctttcttcttttgtttatcATTTGCTCATATTGAAAACATTGCATCCAGTTGTTAAGAATTACTCCGCAATCTCAGTGTCTCTACTGTACAACTCCATCCATTCCTCCTCAATCAGATGATTCATTAAAGCAACATTAACAGCTGCACATAAAGTGTAAGTGCCGGCATTTATTCTCACCAGGGTCCAGAGCACAGGAAAAACTCTGGGCGCCCTCACTATCAGCAGGCGACCCAGAGTCTCGGGGTAGTTAGCCTCCACCACCTCGATGATTCTCAGCAGAGCCTTAACACCTGGCCTCCACAGGTGACGCATGTTAAGACCCTCCAGATCCACCAGGCAAGTCCAGCAGCTGGCCGATTAACGTAAGATGTTAGATCACTATATATGCAAGTGAGTGTATACCTGGTTAGCTGCTAATGACATGGATGAAGGAATATTCATGCACCTAATGGGTCGACCAAAGACTCTGGTGTTCTCTTCACAACGCCTCAGTCCCTCCTCGTTGATGGATAGGACCTGAGCCAGATTCATCAAGTTTTAGCATTCATGTAACTGATGACATTTCAAATGGACATGACAATGCTTAAGTGTGTGTATTCACGTCACCTGTCTCAGTAGCATCTCCTCTCCCAAGGCTCGTACCAAGCCCTTAGTGTCCATTTGCCCCAGACGCAAAATATACAGAGGACGGCCatctgaaccacacacacacacacacacacacacacacgcacacacacacagaaattcacAGATTGTACAACAAAGTAGAGTCAACAGGCAGAATGACAGATCCTTTTGTTGTAATGACTTTCACTACGTTTAGGACCCCTGACATCTGTGTAAAGCTGGTATTTACCGCTCTCAGGCGCTCACAGGTATTAACTTAGCATGTCAGATTTCAAAGGGCACTTCCTGTGTTCACGTCCGAACTCTAACCTGGTGGAAAAGCTGAGCTGTTAAAAGCAATgactcatttttaaacatgGGAGGTACGACAGATGGTGCTCAGAATTAACAGTCAATAATTAACAGGCCATTTCAAATTGTGTGGACTTAAAGACAGAAATCCCCTCTGCCTCTTTATCTTCACATTCACTGATAAGCTATCACTTTCTTTGTCGACAAAACGCAGCACAATTACAGTAAGCCGTGATATAAGGTGCAAATGAGATGCACTTGGGATGAAATAAGCAGGAATTATTCACACGGTACCTCTGTCGTGGTGGTGCCAGCCTCCAGCGTAATAGTCCTGGAGGTGCTGCGGGCGCTCCCATGTGTCTAACAGGAAATCTACCTTGTGTTGCTTCCTCCAGGTGAGCGACTGGCACAAGAGCTCCCTGGCCTTGTCAAGGTTGAAGTCTCTAGCCCTCAGGAAACGCAGTACATGCTGATCCTTCGGAATCTGTACTACAACAAACAGGGGTCAAAACTCCAATGCAGAGCTCAAAGTTAAAGTTACTGACAAATGTGTctggaaatgaatgtgtgttttgctctGTAGCCAAACAAAACTGCGTTTGTGTATATGTGACCTTGCCCTTGTTGTTTTCTTGGAGCCACTGGCGAAGTCGAATAAGACAGCTCTCCTGCAGAGGCGTTAAATCACCTAGGTAACGTCTGATGTAGTCAGCATCCAGCTTGTCTACAGGCCAAAATAGATGCACAGTGTAAAGTTAAAACTACTGCATGCATGAAATGAGACATCAGGAGCTGTACACCACAGTGAATTTTCAACAtgagaaaaaactaaaataatgaatacaaaaaaaaaaaaagtttgcgCAAACTTtgtcctgcttcctgctgttatt of Chelmon rostratus isolate fCheRos1 chromosome 17, fCheRos1.pri, whole genome shotgun sequence contains these proteins:
- the LOC121620470 gene encoding SEC14-like protein 1, coding for MVQEYQSPVRVYKHPFELIMAAYVRRFPKCPLIPVFVDSEIISESLSKDGSTLVTERRCVIDIDAPRLLKRIAGVDYLYFIQKNTLNHRDRTLHIEVHNETFSSRVIVRECCNYSVHPENEDWTCFEQTASLDMKSFFGFESTAEKIAMKQYASSIKKGKEIIEYYLRELEEEGVTYIPRWTPPAVSGTARPQALPCSAARSIPVNGAKDTACPSDLVVGSPDDKLDADYIRRYLGDLTPLQESCLIRLRQWLQENNKGKIPKDQHVLRFLRARDFNLDKARELLCQSLTWRKQHKVDFLLDTWERPQHLQDYYAGGWHHHDRDGRPLYILRLGQMDTKGLVRALGEEMLLRQVLSINEEGLRRCEENTRVFGRPISCWTCLVDLEGLNMRHLWRPGVKALLRIIEVVEANYPETLGRLLIVRAPRVFPVLWTLVSPLIDENTRKKFLVYAGNDYQGPGGLVDYIDKEIIPDFLGGDCMCDVPEGGMVPKSLYRTAEELESEENRLLTDSIYKSASIFKGAPYEMLIEITEASSVITWDFDVSKGDVIFNIYHSKRAPQAPKKDTLGAHGITSLGAVNAQLIDRSWVLGKDYSMVEKALTCREGESVQGSHVTRWPGFYILQWRFHSSPAGSASSLPRVDDVLASLQVSSHKCKIMYYTEVLASHDFRGSMTSLESSHSGFSQLSAATTSSSQSHASSTISR